In Aquiflexum balticum DSM 16537, a single genomic region encodes these proteins:
- a CDS encoding DNA translocase FtsK, with product MASETPRTNTFRKKSEPKSKSKAAKPGRFSLDFVKDKRIPLTVGIIFILVGFFLLFAFFSYLFSGKADQSLVASDLDQGLRSTAEETRNWLGLFGAKMSDLFIRRWFGVAAFLLPPYLFFLGFKLVFKKSLISLSRYSAFALFFVFWLGLVTGYLVQLADGFNTIGYLSGGFGYELGLLSNQFLGWGTILLIVGSLLIFLIFFFNISQFNWSLRSSGNESEQEEKTTSSYDSVIPSLEEELEEERDELGLEDDLDDEIEEDVSSWTIKSEKEDNIKIGSSPVFNIEGEDLLEDENDLEIESRIEEKKFSVSKSEGEEKTAEEVENLDPYDPTLDLPHYKYPTLDLLNDYDFQKVTVSRQELEENKNKIVETLVNFKIGIQEIKATIGPTVTLYEIVPDPGVKISKIKNLEDDIALSLAALGIRIIAPIPGKGTIGIEVPNKNRELVPARSVIGTEKFMRSDKDLPVALGKTISNEVFVMDLAKMPHLLMAGATGQGKSVGLNMILASLVYKKHPSQLKFVLVDPKKVELTLFNKIERHFLAKLPGAEEAIITDTKKVIYTLNSLCIEMDKRYDLLKDAGCRNLKEYNAKFVARKLNPEKGHRFMPYIVLVIDELADLMMTAGKEIEAPIARLAQLARAIGIHLVVATQRPSVNVITGIIKANFPARLSFRVTSKIDSRTILDAGGADQLIGMGDMLLSHGSEMTRLQCAFLDTPEVDAICDWIGEQKGYTDAYLLPEFEGEEGDGNLSDIDLSDRDPLFDEAAKLIVLHQQGSTSLIQRKLKLGYNRAGRIVDQLEAAGIVGPFEGSKAREVLIQDEASLERLLNNL from the coding sequence ATGGCTTCGGAAACCCCAAGAACAAATACCTTTAGAAAAAAGAGTGAACCCAAATCAAAGTCCAAAGCAGCAAAGCCAGGCCGCTTTTCTTTGGATTTTGTAAAGGATAAAAGAATACCCCTAACAGTGGGGATAATATTTATTTTGGTGGGATTTTTTTTATTGTTTGCCTTTTTCAGTTATCTCTTTTCCGGTAAAGCTGATCAAAGTCTGGTAGCTTCTGATCTTGATCAAGGATTAAGGAGTACGGCTGAAGAAACAAGAAATTGGTTGGGTCTTTTCGGTGCCAAAATGTCTGATCTTTTCATTAGAAGATGGTTTGGAGTTGCAGCATTTTTGCTTCCGCCGTATTTATTTTTTTTAGGATTCAAACTCGTTTTCAAAAAGTCATTGATTTCTTTGTCGAGATACAGCGCTTTTGCGCTCTTTTTTGTTTTTTGGCTTGGATTGGTGACTGGTTATTTGGTGCAGCTTGCAGATGGATTTAATACAATTGGTTATTTGAGTGGAGGTTTTGGATATGAATTGGGGCTGTTATCCAATCAATTTTTGGGATGGGGTACAATTTTGTTGATTGTTGGATCTCTCTTGATATTTCTGATCTTCTTTTTCAACATCAGTCAATTCAATTGGTCTCTAAGAAGTTCTGGGAATGAATCCGAACAAGAGGAAAAAACAACTTCATCCTATGATTCCGTTATTCCTAGTTTGGAAGAGGAACTTGAGGAGGAAAGGGATGAGTTGGGGCTTGAAGACGACTTGGATGATGAAATTGAGGAAGATGTAAGCAGCTGGACCATCAAGTCAGAAAAAGAAGACAATATTAAAATAGGTTCTTCACCTGTTTTCAATATTGAGGGAGAAGACCTTCTTGAAGATGAAAATGATCTGGAAATCGAATCCCGTATAGAGGAAAAAAAGTTTTCGGTCAGCAAATCAGAGGGCGAAGAAAAGACAGCTGAAGAAGTTGAAAATCTTGATCCTTATGATCCGACCCTGGATTTGCCACATTATAAGTATCCCACGCTTGATCTGCTGAATGATTATGACTTCCAGAAAGTCACGGTTTCAAGACAGGAATTGGAAGAGAATAAAAACAAGATTGTTGAGACTCTGGTCAACTTCAAGATCGGCATTCAGGAGATAAAGGCTACGATTGGACCAACGGTCACGCTTTACGAAATTGTGCCTGATCCTGGTGTCAAAATTTCCAAGATCAAAAATCTCGAAGATGATATCGCATTGAGTTTGGCCGCATTGGGAATCCGAATCATTGCACCGATTCCAGGTAAAGGAACCATAGGGATAGAAGTCCCCAACAAAAACAGGGAACTGGTACCTGCAAGATCTGTGATTGGTACAGAGAAGTTTATGCGGAGTGACAAAGATCTTCCGGTGGCTTTGGGGAAAACCATTTCGAATGAAGTATTTGTCATGGATTTGGCAAAAATGCCTCACCTGCTGATGGCAGGAGCGACGGGTCAGGGAAAATCTGTGGGATTGAATATGATTCTGGCTTCCTTGGTTTATAAGAAACATCCTTCCCAACTCAAGTTTGTCTTGGTGGATCCCAAAAAAGTGGAACTGACCCTATTCAACAAAATAGAGAGACACTTTTTGGCAAAATTGCCTGGAGCTGAAGAAGCAATAATCACTGATACAAAAAAGGTGATTTATACATTGAATTCACTTTGTATCGAAATGGATAAGCGATACGATCTGCTTAAAGATGCTGGATGTAGGAATCTCAAAGAGTATAACGCCAAATTTGTTGCCCGAAAACTGAATCCTGAAAAGGGTCATAGATTTATGCCTTACATCGTACTGGTCATAGATGAGTTGGCTGATTTGATGATGACAGCTGGCAAAGAAATCGAAGCGCCCATTGCCAGGCTGGCGCAATTGGCCAGAGCGATCGGTATACATTTGGTGGTAGCTACACAGAGGCCCTCTGTCAATGTTATTACGGGAATTATCAAAGCGAATTTTCCTGCAAGATTGTCTTTCCGTGTGACTTCAAAAATTGACAGCCGTACCATTTTGGATGCCGGAGGCGCAGATCAGCTCATTGGAATGGGTGATATGTTACTTTCCCATGGTTCAGAAATGACCCGATTACAGTGCGCATTTTTGGATACTCCTGAGGTGGATGCGATTTGTGACTGGATAGGGGAGCAAAAAGGATATACAGATGCTTATCTATTACCTGAATTTGAAGGGGAGGAAGGCGATGGAAACCTGTCCGATATAGATCTTTCTGACAGAGACCCGCTTTTCGACGAAGCAGCCAAATTGATTGTACTGCATCAGCAAGGCAGTACTTCTCTGATCCAAAGGAAATTGAAGCTGGGATATAACCGTGCCGGAAGAATTGTTGACCAATTGGAGGCAGCGGGGATAGTAGGTCCTTTTGAGGGAAGTAAGGCGAGGGAAGTCTTGATTCAGGACGAAGCCAGTTTGGAACGGTTATTGAACAATCTTTAG
- a CDS encoding YifB family Mg chelatase-like AAA ATPase, which yields MVAKTFGSAVSGVDAKLITIEVNVGQGTSFFMVGLPDSAVKESQQRVESALKYYGYRMPRQKVVINLAPADIRKEGSSYDLPIALGILKASEQVLFPELENYIIMGELSLDGKLRPVKGSLPIAIEARKNGFKGFILPEENASEASIVNNIDIIGVQTLEDAIRFLEGELEIPPLVTDTRDIFYNSLKEFEFDFADVQGQENIKRAMEIAAAGGHNVIMIGPPGAGKTMLAKRLPSILPPLSLQEALETTKIHSVAGKLGKNASLIAQRPFRSPHHTISDVALVGGGGNPQPGEISLSHNGVLFLDELPEFKRTVLEVMRQPLEERKVTISRAKVSVDYPANFMLIASMNPCPCGYYNHPEKECVCGPGIVQRYLNKISGPLLDRIDLHVEVTPVKFEEMTSNRKSESSKSIREKVIIGREVQTERFKNHPDVFCNAMMPSHMVKEICQINEAGKALLKTAMERLGLSARAYDRILKVSRTIADLSQSNSIKVEHLAEAIQYRSLDREGWAG from the coding sequence ATGGTCGCAAAAACTTTTGGCAGTGCGGTATCAGGTGTCGATGCCAAGCTAATCACTATAGAAGTGAATGTCGGACAGGGAACAAGTTTTTTTATGGTAGGCTTACCCGACAGTGCAGTAAAAGAAAGTCAGCAACGGGTCGAATCAGCACTCAAATATTATGGCTACAGGATGCCTAGACAAAAAGTAGTGATCAACCTGGCACCTGCGGATATCCGCAAAGAAGGCTCCTCCTATGATTTGCCTATAGCACTTGGAATACTTAAGGCATCTGAACAGGTTCTTTTCCCGGAACTTGAAAACTACATCATCATGGGAGAATTGTCACTTGATGGCAAACTGCGGCCTGTTAAGGGGAGTTTACCGATTGCAATAGAGGCTAGAAAAAATGGATTCAAAGGTTTTATACTACCTGAAGAAAATGCTTCAGAAGCTTCTATTGTAAACAATATTGATATTATTGGAGTACAAACCCTGGAAGATGCCATCCGCTTTCTTGAAGGCGAATTGGAAATCCCGCCATTGGTCACCGATACAAGGGATATTTTTTATAATTCCTTAAAGGAATTTGAATTTGATTTTGCTGATGTTCAGGGTCAGGAAAACATCAAAAGAGCTATGGAAATCGCTGCTGCAGGCGGTCACAATGTAATCATGATTGGCCCTCCCGGAGCTGGCAAAACTATGCTGGCAAAGCGTCTGCCCTCAATTTTGCCCCCACTATCTTTGCAAGAGGCATTAGAGACCACCAAGATCCATTCAGTAGCCGGAAAGTTGGGCAAAAACGCTTCTTTGATTGCTCAAAGGCCATTTAGATCTCCGCACCATACCATCAGTGATGTAGCACTCGTAGGCGGCGGAGGTAATCCTCAGCCCGGAGAAATTTCCCTTTCCCACAACGGAGTGTTGTTTCTCGACGAATTACCCGAATTCAAAAGAACTGTGTTAGAAGTGATGAGACAACCTTTGGAAGAAAGGAAAGTAACTATTTCAAGGGCAAAAGTGTCCGTGGACTATCCTGCGAATTTTATGTTGATAGCCAGTATGAATCCCTGTCCTTGTGGTTACTATAACCATCCGGAAAAAGAATGTGTCTGTGGACCGGGAATAGTGCAACGATATCTGAATAAGATCAGTGGTCCTTTGTTGGACAGGATTGATTTGCACGTGGAAGTGACTCCAGTTAAGTTTGAAGAAATGACTTCCAATAGAAAGTCAGAATCAAGCAAATCTATCCGGGAAAAAGTTATTATTGGGCGGGAAGTTCAGACTGAAAGGTTCAAAAACCATCCAGATGTCTTTTGCAATGCCATGATGCCTTCCCATATGGTGAAGGAAATCTGTCAGATCAATGAAGCAGGAAAGGCCCTTTTAAAAACTGCCATGGAAAGATTGGGCTTATCAGCCAGAGCTTATGACCGTATTCTGAAAGTTTCCAGGACCATTGCTGATTTGTCCCAAAGCAATAGCATCAAAGTGGAGCATCTTGCGGAAGCCATTCAATATAGAAGTTTGGATAGAGAGGGTTGGGCAGGGTGA
- the pyrF gene encoding orotidine-5'-phosphate decarboxylase: MNRIDLFKKIQDKKSFLCVGLDTDPSKIPSHLLKTTDPVFEFNKEIIDQTAEFAVAYKPNIAFYEALGPKGWESLQKTLDYIPKEIFTIADAKRGDIGNTSGLYAKAFFETMDFDSITVAPYMGVDSVKPFLEFENKWVILLALTSNEGSADFQLISSQSGKPLFQEVLEKSSKWGNPDNMMYVVGATRGEKIAEVRKIVPEHFFLVPGVGAQGGSLEDVAHFGMNSHCGLLVNSSRGIIYAGNDKDFAKLAGLEAKKLQLEMEKLLSKYL, encoded by the coding sequence ATGAACAGAATAGACCTCTTTAAGAAAATTCAGGATAAAAAATCATTTTTATGTGTCGGGTTGGACACAGATCCTTCGAAAATCCCTTCTCATTTACTCAAAACTACTGATCCTGTTTTTGAATTCAACAAAGAGATCATTGATCAGACAGCCGAATTTGCAGTGGCTTACAAACCCAATATTGCATTTTATGAGGCGTTGGGTCCTAAGGGATGGGAAAGTCTTCAAAAGACTTTGGATTATATCCCAAAAGAAATTTTTACAATTGCTGATGCCAAAAGGGGAGACATAGGAAATACTTCAGGCTTGTATGCCAAAGCATTCTTTGAAACCATGGATTTTGATTCCATTACTGTGGCGCCTTATATGGGCGTGGACAGTGTCAAGCCATTTTTGGAATTTGAGAATAAATGGGTGATTCTTTTGGCCCTGACTTCCAATGAGGGAAGTGCGGATTTTCAACTTATATCATCACAATCCGGTAAGCCTCTTTTTCAGGAAGTTTTGGAAAAGAGCAGCAAGTGGGGAAATCCTGACAATATGATGTATGTGGTCGGTGCTACAAGAGGGGAGAAGATTGCAGAAGTCAGAAAAATTGTACCTGAGCATTTCTTTTTAGTTCCGGGAGTCGGAGCCCAAGGTGGAAGTCTCGAAGATGTTGCTCATTTTGGGATGAACAGCCATTGTGGTCTCTTGGTCAATTCCTCAAGAGGGATCATTTATGCCGGGAATGATAAGGATTTTGCAAAATTAGCAGGTTTGGAGGCCAAAAAACTACAACTGGAAATGGAAAAGCTCCTGTCTAAATATCTCTAA
- the truA gene encoding tRNA pseudouridine(38-40) synthase TruA: MENYRYFLELSYKGTHYHGWQIQKNANTIQAELEKAISIILKKNTAIMGSGRTDTGVHALQQYAHFDSEELLDEMDFLKKLNSLIPRDIAGYSLKKVKEEAHTRFDAIWRSYVYRISLRKNPFDQEYSWTLYQKPNVEKMNEAAGILLKFEDFQCFSKVHTDVNHFNCKIKTAHWEQFEHQLLFHITANRFLRGMVRAIVGTLISVGMEKTSMEEFVRIIESKDRSQAKSAAPPHGLYLSKIIYPENLFI; encoded by the coding sequence ATGGAAAACTACCGTTACTTTCTAGAACTCTCATATAAAGGTACCCATTACCATGGGTGGCAAATTCAAAAAAATGCCAATACCATTCAGGCAGAACTGGAGAAAGCAATCTCCATTATTCTGAAAAAAAATACGGCCATTATGGGCAGTGGGAGAACAGATACCGGAGTGCATGCTTTACAGCAATACGCCCATTTTGATTCAGAAGAATTATTGGATGAAATGGATTTTCTTAAAAAACTCAATTCCCTGATCCCAAGAGATATTGCCGGATATTCTCTTAAAAAAGTAAAAGAAGAAGCCCATACACGCTTTGATGCGATTTGGAGAAGTTATGTTTATAGGATCAGTCTAAGAAAAAATCCATTCGACCAAGAATATTCCTGGACACTATACCAAAAACCAAATGTGGAGAAAATGAACGAAGCCGCAGGAATTCTGTTGAAATTTGAGGATTTTCAATGCTTCAGCAAAGTCCATACAGATGTAAATCATTTTAATTGTAAAATAAAGACAGCACATTGGGAACAATTTGAGCATCAATTACTCTTTCATATAACTGCCAACAGATTTTTACGTGGTATGGTCAGAGCGATTGTTGGAACTTTGATTTCTGTGGGGATGGAAAAAACAAGCATGGAGGAATTTGTGAGGATAATAGAAAGTAAAGATAGGTCTCAAGCCAAATCAGCAGCTCCCCCTCATGGATTATATCTGAGTAAAATCATCTATCCTGAAAATTTATTTATATAA
- a CDS encoding DUF4293 domain-containing protein, with translation MIQRIQTVFLFLVAVSMVLVLIFPIWQQVNPSQTQMATLTAWNLNTIDVESGDVIESELKIFIAILALVSMALALFSIFQYKNRTRQMFLNMMNSLAMVVNIGIIIWTSHSANELINPQVNGAFVLGFWAIFAGMIMNLLANRFIRKDEMLVRSVDRIR, from the coding sequence ATGATACAGAGAATCCAAACAGTCTTTTTGTTTTTGGTTGCAGTGTCCATGGTGTTGGTACTGATATTCCCGATTTGGCAACAAGTAAACCCAAGTCAGACCCAAATGGCAACGCTCACCGCCTGGAATCTCAACACCATAGATGTTGAATCAGGAGATGTGATAGAGTCCGAATTAAAAATCTTCATAGCCATTCTGGCTTTAGTCTCAATGGCCCTGGCATTGTTCAGTATTTTTCAATACAAAAACCGTACTAGACAGATGTTTTTGAATATGATGAATTCCTTGGCAATGGTGGTCAATATCGGCATTATTATCTGGACTTCACATTCGGCCAATGAATTGATCAATCCACAGGTGAATGGTGCATTTGTGCTGGGATTTTGGGCTATTTTTGCTGGAATGATTATGAATTTATTGGCGAACAGGTTTATTCGGAAAGACGAGATGTTGGTAAGATCAGTGGACAGAATAAGATGA
- a CDS encoding trans-sulfuration enzyme family protein: MKLETIAIHAGTVIEDKNRPAVQPITLSTTFEHAEGSPVYSRANNPNRLALEQVLAKLEHGEAAAAFSSGNAAGMAVFQSLNPGSHIIAPDDMYHGLRSLLLNVFKGILEVTFVDMTNVNNIADAINSKTALIWVETPSNPLLQISDIRRICEIANERHIKVACDNTFATPVFQNPLLLGADFVMHSTTKYLGGHSDILGGALITKSKEGLWERIKMVQQVGGAVPSPFDCYMLTRSIKTLPYRMKGHAEHAGIIATFLQQHTKVDKVYYPGLLSHPNHLTAAAQMSGFGGMLSFEVSGTAKDADRVISKLNFFTHATSLGGVESLIERRAAVEGPDTKTPQNLLRVSVGLEHLDDLLEDLEQALDK; the protein is encoded by the coding sequence ATGAAATTAGAAACAATTGCCATACATGCGGGTACCGTCATAGAAGATAAAAACAGGCCCGCGGTTCAACCCATCACCCTTTCTACAACTTTTGAACACGCTGAGGGTTCTCCGGTATATTCCAGAGCAAATAATCCCAACAGATTGGCCCTGGAGCAGGTTTTGGCAAAATTGGAGCATGGAGAAGCAGCAGCAGCCTTCTCTTCGGGTAATGCTGCCGGTATGGCGGTTTTTCAATCTCTGAATCCAGGAAGCCATATCATAGCCCCGGATGACATGTACCATGGATTGAGGAGTTTGCTTTTGAATGTATTCAAAGGTATACTTGAAGTGACTTTTGTGGATATGACCAATGTCAATAATATTGCAGATGCCATCAATTCAAAAACCGCACTGATCTGGGTAGAAACCCCATCCAACCCACTTTTACAGATCTCGGATATCAGGCGGATTTGTGAGATTGCAAATGAAAGGCATATCAAAGTGGCCTGTGACAATACTTTCGCAACTCCGGTTTTTCAGAATCCTTTATTGTTGGGTGCTGATTTTGTGATGCACAGTACCACCAAATATCTCGGTGGGCACAGTGACATCCTCGGAGGTGCTTTGATTACAAAATCCAAAGAAGGTTTATGGGAAAGGATAAAAATGGTTCAGCAAGTGGGGGGAGCAGTTCCTTCACCGTTTGATTGTTATATGCTGACCAGGAGTATCAAGACCCTTCCTTACCGTATGAAAGGGCATGCTGAACATGCCGGCATCATTGCGACCTTTCTTCAACAGCATACTAAAGTAGATAAAGTTTACTATCCGGGTTTGCTATCTCATCCCAATCACCTCACTGCCGCTGCTCAAATGTCCGGTTTTGGAGGAATGTTGTCCTTTGAGGTTTCTGGAACTGCCAAAGATGCTGACAGAGTCATTTCAAAATTAAATTTTTTCACACATGCCACAAGTCTGGGAGGTGTGGAAAGTCTGATCGAAAGAAGGGCTGCTGTGGAAGGGCCTGATACAAAAACACCCCAAAATTTATTAAGGGTATCAGTCGGTTTGGAACATTTAGACGATTTGTTGGAGGATCTTGAACAGGCACTAGATAAATAA
- a CDS encoding LolA family protein — protein MKNKITLLVFLFIAFASVSVFAQKDPKAKTILDGVSQKYKSLKGLQASFEFTYGESSDIVSKSQKGEIAIKGEKYHLKLPEQEIFNNGKTVWTYIESGNYKEVTINNASEMEEELTPSSVYTIYQKGYDYWLIGEKNEKGVIIQEIELASNNSNSPFKRVKLFIDKNKKDLIGWEIYDDQGGVFKYKFNSINTEVNLPDAYFTFNPQEYGKVEIIDLR, from the coding sequence ATGAAAAATAAAATCACCCTCTTGGTATTCCTATTTATTGCTTTTGCATCGGTTTCGGTCTTTGCTCAAAAAGATCCCAAAGCTAAAACAATACTTGATGGAGTCAGTCAAAAATATAAATCCCTTAAAGGACTCCAAGCAAGTTTCGAATTCACATACGGGGAATCATCGGACATTGTGAGCAAATCCCAAAAAGGTGAAATTGCCATTAAAGGTGAGAAATACCATCTCAAACTCCCAGAACAGGAAATTTTCAACAACGGTAAAACCGTTTGGACTTATATTGAATCCGGAAACTACAAGGAAGTTACTATCAACAATGCAAGTGAAATGGAGGAGGAATTAACACCCTCTTCAGTTTATACCATATACCAGAAGGGATATGATTATTGGCTTATTGGGGAAAAAAATGAAAAAGGGGTGATCATTCAGGAAATTGAACTCGCTTCAAACAATTCAAATTCTCCTTTCAAAAGGGTTAAATTGTTCATTGACAAGAATAAAAAAGATTTGATTGGTTGGGAGATTTATGATGATCAGGGCGGAGTTTTTAAGTATAAGTTTAATTCCATCAATACAGAAGTGAATTTACCGGATGCGTATTTTACATTTAATCCGCAGGAATATGGAAAAGTGGAAATCATAGATCTCCGCTGA
- a CDS encoding ABC transporter ATP-binding protein codes for MSLEKENIKSGDIIDTQVLRKLYQFVKPYQTQFYFLVFLTISLAILAPTRPYFIQVAIDDYVAIGDKDGLVRIIYLLIFLMVLQAAVQFAHTYLSGWIGQVIIKDIRIKLYRHLLKMRLKFFDNTPIGRLVTRSISDIETLAEVFSEGLAAIIGDLLQLVTILAVMFYVDWKLTLVSLCTLPLLLISTYVFKEKIKVAFNEVRNAVSNLNSFLQEHITGMNIVQIFNREQREYQKFKEINREHRKAHIKSVLYYSIYFPVAEIIQAIGIGLVVWYGATGVFDLEIQVGVLISFIMYLQLFFRPIRMIADRFNTLQMGVVSSSRIFKLLESDDQIPNEGHLKPEKLKGNIKLENVWFAYIDEDWVLKNINFEVKHGETVALVGATGAGKSSIINLINRFYEINKGTIKIDDTDVREFELGALRRHIGVVLQDVFLFSDTIFYNITLGNPNISREEVMKAAKLVGAKKFIEKLPGGLDYNVMERGATLSVGQRQMISFVRAMVYNPEIIILDEATSSVDTETEELIQKAISKMMKGRTSIVIAHRLSTIQKAHKIIVMHQGEIKEMGTHESLLELGGFYAQLHQMQLKTMAIGEGFG; via the coding sequence TTGAGCCTGGAAAAAGAAAATATCAAAAGCGGTGATATTATAGACACCCAAGTACTGAGAAAGCTATATCAGTTTGTGAAGCCTTATCAGACTCAGTTTTACTTTTTAGTCTTTCTGACTATTTCGCTGGCTATACTTGCTCCAACAAGACCATATTTTATTCAGGTAGCCATCGATGATTACGTGGCCATTGGAGATAAAGACGGTCTTGTAAGGATCATTTATCTACTTATATTTTTGATGGTGTTACAGGCAGCTGTACAATTTGCACATACCTACTTGTCCGGGTGGATAGGACAGGTCATCATTAAGGATATCAGAATAAAACTGTACAGACACCTGCTCAAAATGCGTCTTAAGTTTTTTGACAACACTCCAATCGGTCGCTTGGTCACCCGTAGCATTTCCGATATAGAAACACTTGCAGAAGTGTTCAGCGAAGGTCTTGCAGCTATAATTGGAGATCTCCTTCAACTGGTCACAATTCTTGCTGTAATGTTTTATGTGGATTGGAAACTTACTTTGGTGAGCTTATGTACGCTTCCTCTTTTACTCATTTCCACTTACGTATTCAAAGAAAAAATAAAGGTCGCATTCAATGAGGTAAGAAATGCAGTCTCCAACCTCAACTCTTTCCTTCAGGAACATATCACAGGAATGAATATCGTGCAGATTTTCAACCGTGAACAGCGGGAGTATCAAAAATTCAAAGAAATCAACCGGGAGCATAGAAAAGCACACATCAAATCAGTTTTGTACTATTCCATCTATTTTCCGGTAGCAGAAATTATCCAAGCTATAGGAATCGGATTGGTAGTTTGGTATGGTGCCACGGGTGTCTTCGATTTGGAAATCCAAGTAGGTGTCCTGATTTCATTCATCATGTACCTTCAACTGTTTTTTAGGCCAATAAGAATGATAGCTGATAGGTTTAATACCCTGCAAATGGGAGTCGTCAGTTCCTCTCGTATTTTTAAATTGCTCGAAAGCGACGATCAAATTCCCAATGAAGGCCATCTCAAGCCTGAAAAGCTAAAAGGGAACATCAAACTTGAAAATGTATGGTTTGCCTATATAGATGAAGATTGGGTACTTAAAAACATCAACTTTGAAGTCAAACATGGTGAAACAGTTGCTTTGGTCGGAGCCACAGGAGCAGGAAAATCCTCGATTATCAATCTGATCAACAGGTTTTACGAAATCAACAAGGGAACGATAAAAATTGATGATACAGATGTAAGGGAGTTTGAATTGGGGGCTTTGAGAAGACATATCGGTGTGGTTTTACAGGATGTATTCCTTTTTTCAGATACCATTTTCTATAATATCACACTTGGAAATCCCAACATCAGCAGAGAAGAGGTTATGAAAGCTGCCAAATTGGTAGGTGCAAAAAAATTCATTGAAAAACTTCCGGGCGGTTTGGATTATAATGTCATGGAGCGAGGCGCAACTTTATCAGTAGGTCAAAGGCAGATGATTTCCTTTGTGAGAGCCATGGTCTATAATCCTGAAATAATTATTTTGGACGAAGCCACTTCTTCTGTGGATACAGAAACTGAGGAGTTGATCCAAAAAGCAATCTCCAAAATGATGAAAGGAAGAACTTCGATAGTGATTGCACACAGGCTTTCAACCATTCAAAAAGCACATAAAATAATTGTAATGCATCAGGGTGAAATCAAAGAAATGGGCACCCATGAAAGCCTTCTTGAATTGGGCGGGTTCTATGCACAGCTCCATCAAATGCAACTGAAAACAATGGCGATTGGAGAAGGGTTTGGGTAG
- a CDS encoding quinone-dependent dihydroorotate dehydrogenase: MYKSIIKPLLFRKNPEDAHHFTFDLIKKSFNLPLVKNLIEGIYDYQNPVLEREVFGLKFKNPVGLAAGFDKDAKLIDEMAMLGFGFIEIGTLTPKPQEGNPKPRLFRLPKDQALINRMGFNNGGVAEAVERLKNRNSDVLIGGNIGKNKLTPNENAVDDYLFCFEYLFDYVDYFVVNVSSPNTPNLRDLQEKEPLKKLLSEVQKANRKKGNPKPILLKIAPDLTVGQLDDIVEIVLETKIDGVIATNTTIDRSLLSTDVHQVDAIGAGGVSGKVLAKRSTEVIRFLAKQSNNAFPIIGVGGIFSAKDAIDKLEAGASLVQVYSGMIYEGPGLIKRINKGLAKYLSKN; encoded by the coding sequence GTGTACAAATCCATCATCAAACCTTTACTTTTTAGAAAAAATCCGGAAGATGCGCATCATTTTACATTTGACCTGATCAAAAAAAGTTTTAACCTCCCACTTGTTAAGAATCTTATTGAGGGAATTTACGACTACCAAAACCCCGTTTTGGAAAGAGAAGTATTTGGGTTGAAATTCAAGAATCCTGTCGGTTTGGCCGCAGGTTTTGACAAAGATGCCAAATTGATAGATGAGATGGCCATGCTGGGTTTTGGGTTTATAGAGATCGGAACTTTGACCCCCAAACCTCAGGAAGGAAATCCCAAACCACGCCTATTCCGTCTACCAAAAGATCAGGCACTTATTAATCGGATGGGTTTCAATAATGGGGGAGTGGCAGAAGCAGTTGAAAGATTGAAAAACCGAAATTCAGATGTTTTGATTGGTGGGAATATTGGAAAAAATAAATTGACCCCAAATGAAAATGCAGTTGATGATTACCTCTTTTGCTTTGAATATTTGTTTGATTATGTAGATTATTTTGTGGTCAATGTCAGTTCTCCCAATACCCCGAACCTCCGGGATTTACAGGAAAAAGAACCCCTCAAAAAATTATTGTCCGAAGTTCAAAAAGCCAATCGCAAAAAAGGTAACCCCAAACCGATTCTGTTGAAAATAGCACCTGACCTCACTGTAGGTCAATTGGATGATATTGTGGAAATAGTCCTGGAAACAAAAATTGACGGAGTGATAGCCACCAATACTACCATTGATAGAAGTTTGTTGTCCACGGATGTCCATCAAGTTGATGCAATAGGTGCAGGAGGAGTAAGTGGAAAAGTTTTGGCAAAAAGAAGTACTGAGGTAATCCGGTTTTTGGCAAAACAATCCAATAATGCTTTCCCGATTATAGGAGTGGGGGGAATATTTTCAGCAAAGGATGCTATTGATAAGTTGGAAGCAGGAGCATCTTTGGTTCAGGTATATTCTGGAATGATTTATGAAGGACCTGGATTGATAAAAAGAATCAACAAAGGTCTGGCCAAATATTTGAGTAAAAATTAA